From the Micromonospora sediminicola genome, one window contains:
- a CDS encoding DUF4233 domain-containing protein: MTDPQRHPDAEPGPSGPDARRSSRPGAGAQPAGPEQPGGPTPEGGRRSGLRNPDKAVRGLGAGTLSLEALVLLLAIQPIRVVGGDLGGAAIGVIVALAVACVVLAGMMRRPWAWHAGTVLQGLLLLSGLLHWSLFALGVIFALVWAYALHVRRVILG; this comes from the coding sequence ATGACGGACCCGCAGCGGCACCCGGACGCCGAGCCGGGGCCGTCCGGCCCGGACGCGCGGCGTTCGTCCCGGCCGGGCGCCGGGGCGCAGCCGGCCGGTCCGGAGCAGCCCGGCGGGCCGACGCCGGAGGGCGGGCGCCGCTCCGGCCTGCGCAACCCGGACAAGGCGGTACGCGGGCTGGGCGCCGGCACGCTCTCGTTGGAGGCGTTGGTGCTGCTGCTCGCCATCCAGCCGATCCGGGTGGTCGGCGGCGACCTGGGCGGCGCGGCGATCGGCGTCATCGTCGCGCTGGCGGTGGCCTGCGTGGTGCTGGCCGGCATGATGCGCCGTCCCTGGGCGTGGCACGCCGGGACCGTGCTCCAGGGACTGCTGCTGCTCTCCGGGCTGCTGCACTGGTCGCTGTTCGCGCTCGGTGTGATCTTCGCGCTGGTGTGGGCGTACGCGCTGCACGTCCGGCGGGTCATCCTCGGCTGA
- a CDS encoding helix-turn-helix domain-containing protein — protein MTDTGGRVGAVTSAVARQVRELRAARGWSFDELAGRSGVSKGMLVQIEGARTNPSIGTLCRVADAFGVNIARLLEPAEEKAVRVTTADEAPVLWRGAHGGTARLLSGLGEPDLVELWDWRMRPGEELRSADHAHGTREVLYVLDGAVTVTVDGVDHEVRAGQTVEFHADRDHGYRVVGDEPVRLVMVVVTPSGEWDRRTRSRGPRPS, from the coding sequence ATGACCGATACCGGCGGACGCGTGGGCGCGGTGACCTCCGCGGTCGCCCGGCAGGTACGCGAACTGCGGGCCGCCCGGGGCTGGTCCTTCGACGAGCTTGCCGGCCGGTCCGGCGTCAGCAAGGGCATGCTCGTGCAGATCGAGGGCGCCCGGACCAACCCGAGCATCGGCACCCTCTGCCGGGTCGCCGACGCGTTCGGCGTCAACATCGCCCGGTTGCTGGAGCCGGCGGAGGAGAAGGCGGTACGGGTCACCACGGCGGACGAGGCGCCGGTGCTGTGGCGCGGCGCGCACGGCGGCACCGCGCGACTGCTCAGCGGCCTCGGCGAACCCGATTTGGTCGAACTCTGGGACTGGCGGATGCGGCCGGGTGAGGAGTTGCGTTCCGCCGACCACGCGCACGGCACCCGCGAGGTGCTGTACGTGCTGGACGGCGCCGTCACGGTCACCGTCGACGGCGTCGACCACGAGGTGCGCGCCGGCCAGACGGTGGAGTTCCACGCCGACCGGGACCACGGCTACCGGGTGGTCGGCGACGAGCCGGTACGCCTCGTGATGGTGGTGGTCACCCCGTCGGGCGAGTGGGACCGGCGGACCCGGTCACGCGGACCGCGCCCGAGCTGA
- a CDS encoding carbon-nitrogen hydrolase family protein, with translation MRVAVCQLNTRDDRAANLAAAEALLVRAAAAGADLAVLPEYVDYLGPADRMPPAEPVDGTVGRFFAEAARRLGMWVIAGSFHEAGPDPEHTWNTSLVFDREGALAAAYRKIHLYDVEIPGRVSYQESATVAPGEKPVVVDVEDLRVGLSICYDLRFPELYRLLAVDGGAELLIVPAAFMAHTGRDHWEVLIRARAIENQCFVAAAGQTGDHDPGRTCFGRSMVVDPWGTVLSQVPDGPGLAVTELDLDRLRTIRAELPSLANRRL, from the coding sequence ATGCGCGTCGCCGTCTGCCAGCTCAACACCCGCGACGACCGGGCGGCGAACCTCGCCGCCGCCGAGGCCCTGCTGGTCCGGGCCGCGGCGGCCGGCGCCGACCTCGCCGTCCTTCCGGAGTACGTGGACTACCTCGGCCCCGCCGACCGGATGCCACCGGCCGAGCCGGTGGACGGCACGGTGGGGCGGTTTTTCGCCGAGGCCGCCCGGCGGCTCGGCATGTGGGTGATCGCCGGCTCGTTCCACGAGGCCGGGCCGGATCCGGAGCACACCTGGAACACCTCGCTGGTCTTCGACCGCGAGGGCGCGCTCGCCGCCGCCTACCGCAAGATTCACCTGTACGACGTGGAGATCCCCGGTCGGGTCTCCTACCAGGAGTCGGCCACGGTCGCGCCGGGGGAGAAGCCGGTCGTCGTCGACGTCGAGGACCTGCGGGTCGGGCTGTCCATCTGCTACGACCTCCGGTTCCCCGAGCTCTACCGACTGCTCGCCGTCGACGGCGGGGCCGAGCTGCTAATCGTCCCGGCCGCGTTCATGGCGCACACCGGTCGGGACCACTGGGAGGTGCTGATCCGGGCCCGGGCGATCGAGAACCAGTGCTTCGTGGCGGCGGCCGGCCAGACCGGTGACCACGACCCCGGGCGGACGTGTTTCGGGCGCAGCATGGTGGTGGACCCGTGGGGGACGGTGCTGAGCCAGGTTCCGGACGGTCCGGGGCTGGCGGTCACCGAGCTGGACCTGGACCGGCTGCGGACGATCCGCGCCGAGCTGCCGAGCCTCGCGAACCGCCGGCTCTGA
- a CDS encoding EamA family transporter, translated as MLPIVLAAVSAIAFGTADFSGGKASRHAHPIAVTVVSQLLSLPLLLVLVLVVPGTPAPLDLAWGLLAGVAGAAGVMLLYRALATGVMAVVAPVTAITAAVVPIVAGLFLAHSPGTLALGGAGLAVVAIALVSLGERGDAGRLSGRVIGTALAAGLLFGIFFALLGQADESAGMWPVLAVRVSSIAFGLALVARTGARLRLGRRVLGWTAAAGLLDSAANALFLAAAGRGHLSVVAAIASLYPASTVLLALAVDRERLRPVQLAGLGFAAAALVLASV; from the coding sequence GTGCTTCCCATTGTGCTCGCCGCGGTGTCCGCGATCGCGTTCGGCACGGCCGACTTCTCCGGGGGCAAGGCGTCCCGGCACGCCCACCCGATCGCCGTGACCGTCGTCTCGCAGCTGCTCAGCCTGCCGCTGCTGCTCGTCCTCGTGCTCGTCGTGCCCGGCACGCCGGCGCCGCTCGACCTGGCCTGGGGCCTGCTCGCCGGGGTGGCCGGCGCCGCCGGCGTCATGCTGCTCTACCGCGCGTTGGCCACCGGCGTCATGGCGGTCGTGGCACCGGTCACCGCGATCACCGCCGCGGTCGTGCCGATCGTCGCCGGCCTGTTCCTGGCCCACTCCCCGGGCACCCTCGCGCTGGGCGGCGCCGGGCTCGCCGTGGTGGCCATCGCGCTCGTCAGCCTGGGGGAGCGGGGTGACGCCGGCCGCCTCTCCGGCCGGGTGATCGGCACCGCCCTCGCCGCCGGTCTGCTCTTCGGCATCTTCTTCGCCCTCCTCGGCCAGGCCGACGAGAGCGCCGGCATGTGGCCGGTGCTGGCGGTACGCGTCAGCTCGATCGCCTTCGGCCTCGCGCTCGTCGCCCGCACCGGCGCCCGCCTGCGACTCGGCCGACGGGTGCTCGGCTGGACGGCCGCCGCCGGCCTGCTCGACTCCGCGGCGAACGCGCTCTTCCTCGCCGCCGCCGGTCGGGGGCACCTCAGCGTGGTGGCCGCGATCGCCTCGCTCTACCCGGCGAGCACCGTCCTGCTGGCGCTCGCCGTCGACCGGGAACGGCTGCGGCCGGTGCAGCTGGCCGGGCTCGGATTCGCCGCCGCCGCGCTCGTGCTGGCCAGCGTCTGA
- a CDS encoding valine--tRNA ligase, which yields MTERLDAHRPDAPTLAGQYQPGEVEQRRYEQWVAGGHFRASASSDKPPFTIVIPPPNVTGSLHMGHAFEHTLMDALTRRKKMQGYEALWLPGMDHAGIATQNLVERQLAGEGLSRHDLGREKFVERVWQWKAESGGAILGQMRRLGDAVDWDRERFTMDEGLSRAVQTMFKKLFDDGLIYRANRIINWCPRCLTALSDIEVEHTDDEGELISIRYGDEVVVATTRAETMLGDTAVAVHPDDERYRHLIGTEVALPLTDRRIPIVADEHVDPAFGTGMVKVTPAHDPNDFEIGQRHDLPSLTIMDERGVITAPGPFEGLDRYEARPAIVAALREQGRIVAEKRPYLHAVGHCSRCKTTVEPRLSLQWFVNTGPLAKAAGDAVRDGRVKIEPAELAKRYFAWVDNMHDWCISRQLWWGHRIPVWYGPAGEIVCVGPDETPPTGEGWRQDEDVLDTWFSSGLWPFSTLGWPEHTPDLAKFYPTSVLVTGYDILFFWVARMMMFGLYAMDGVQPFDVVALHGMVRDEHGKKMSKSFGNVVDPLDWIDRFGADATRFTLARGANPGQDVPVSEEWCQGSRNFCNKLWNATRFALLNGAHTDGPLPAAADLSTVDRWILSRLAHVTAEVDEQFEAYEFAKVCDLLYHFAWDDVCDWYVELSKPVLAEGGPAADATRRVLGHVLDQLLRLLHPVIPFVTDELWVALNGGETVLTSAWPVADRTLVDDAAEGEVGTLQRVVTEVRRFRSDQGLRPTQRVAARLDGLAGAGIAAHEPLVRSLARLDAPGDDFQASATLAMPGAVSVALDTRGSIDVAAERARLTKDRAAAEKEATQARAKLDNPAFVGKAPEPVVAKIRERLAVAEADLVRIDAALEALPS from the coding sequence GTGACCGAGAGACTGGATGCCCACCGCCCCGACGCCCCGACCCTTGCCGGCCAGTACCAGCCCGGCGAGGTAGAGCAGCGACGGTACGAGCAGTGGGTAGCCGGCGGGCACTTCCGGGCGTCGGCGAGCAGCGACAAGCCGCCGTTCACGATCGTCATCCCGCCGCCGAACGTCACCGGGTCGCTGCACATGGGCCACGCGTTCGAGCACACGCTGATGGACGCGCTCACCCGGCGCAAGAAGATGCAGGGATACGAGGCCCTGTGGCTGCCCGGCATGGACCACGCCGGCATCGCCACGCAGAACCTGGTCGAGCGGCAGCTCGCCGGTGAGGGGCTGTCCCGGCACGACCTGGGGCGGGAGAAGTTCGTCGAGCGGGTCTGGCAGTGGAAGGCCGAGTCCGGTGGCGCGATCCTGGGCCAGATGCGCCGGCTCGGCGACGCGGTCGACTGGGACCGCGAGCGCTTCACCATGGACGAGGGCCTCTCCCGGGCCGTGCAGACCATGTTCAAGAAGCTCTTCGACGACGGCCTGATCTACCGGGCCAACCGGATCATCAACTGGTGCCCGCGCTGCCTCACCGCGCTCTCCGACATCGAGGTCGAGCACACCGACGACGAGGGCGAGCTGATCTCGATCCGCTACGGCGACGAGGTCGTGGTGGCCACCACCCGGGCCGAGACGATGCTCGGCGACACCGCGGTCGCGGTGCACCCGGACGACGAGCGCTACCGGCACCTGATCGGCACCGAGGTGGCCCTGCCGCTCACCGACCGGCGCATCCCGATCGTCGCCGACGAGCACGTCGACCCCGCGTTCGGCACCGGCATGGTCAAGGTGACCCCGGCGCACGACCCGAACGATTTCGAGATCGGCCAGCGGCACGACCTGCCCTCGCTGACGATCATGGACGAGCGCGGTGTCATCACCGCGCCCGGTCCGTTCGAGGGCCTGGACCGGTACGAGGCCCGGCCGGCGATCGTGGCGGCGCTGCGCGAGCAGGGCCGGATCGTGGCCGAGAAGCGGCCGTACCTGCACGCGGTGGGGCACTGCTCGCGGTGCAAGACGACGGTCGAGCCGCGGCTGTCGCTGCAGTGGTTCGTCAACACCGGTCCGCTGGCCAAGGCCGCCGGCGACGCGGTGCGCGACGGTCGGGTGAAGATCGAGCCGGCTGAGCTGGCCAAGCGCTACTTCGCCTGGGTCGACAACATGCACGACTGGTGCATCTCCCGCCAGCTGTGGTGGGGCCACCGCATCCCGGTCTGGTACGGCCCGGCCGGCGAGATCGTCTGCGTCGGCCCGGACGAGACGCCGCCGACCGGCGAGGGCTGGCGGCAGGACGAGGACGTGCTGGACACCTGGTTCTCCAGCGGTCTCTGGCCGTTCTCCACCCTCGGCTGGCCGGAGCACACTCCGGACCTGGCGAAGTTCTATCCGACCAGCGTGCTGGTCACCGGCTACGACATCCTGTTCTTCTGGGTCGCCCGGATGATGATGTTCGGCCTGTACGCGATGGACGGCGTGCAGCCGTTCGACGTGGTGGCGCTGCACGGCATGGTGCGCGACGAGCACGGCAAGAAGATGTCGAAGTCGTTCGGCAACGTGGTCGACCCGCTGGACTGGATCGACCGGTTCGGCGCCGACGCCACCCGGTTCACGCTGGCCCGCGGCGCCAACCCCGGCCAGGACGTGCCGGTCAGCGAGGAGTGGTGCCAGGGCTCCCGCAACTTCTGCAACAAGCTCTGGAACGCGACCCGGTTCGCTCTGCTCAACGGGGCGCACACCGACGGGCCGCTGCCGGCCGCCGCTGACCTCTCCACCGTCGACCGGTGGATCCTGTCCCGGCTGGCGCACGTCACCGCCGAGGTGGACGAGCAGTTCGAGGCGTACGAGTTCGCGAAGGTCTGCGACCTGCTCTACCACTTCGCCTGGGACGACGTCTGCGACTGGTACGTGGAGCTGAGCAAGCCGGTGCTCGCCGAGGGCGGCCCGGCGGCGGACGCCACCCGCCGGGTGCTCGGGCACGTGCTGGACCAGCTCCTGCGGCTGCTGCACCCGGTGATCCCGTTCGTCACCGACGAGCTGTGGGTCGCGCTCAACGGCGGCGAGACGGTGTTGACGTCGGCCTGGCCGGTCGCCGACCGTACCCTGGTCGACGACGCCGCGGAGGGCGAGGTCGGCACCCTCCAGCGGGTGGTGACCGAGGTCCGCCGGTTCCGGTCGGACCAGGGCCTGCGCCCGACCCAGCGGGTCGCCGCGCGGCTCGACGGCCTGGCCGGCGCGGGCATCGCGGCGCACGAGCCGCTGGTCCGCTCGCTGGCCCGGCTCGACGCGCCCGGCGACGACTTCCAGGCCAGCGCCACGCTGGCGATGCCCGGCGCGGTGAGCGTCGCGCTGGACACCCGTGGCTCGATCGACGTGGCCGCCGAGCGTGCCCGGCTCACCAAGGACCGGGCGGCGGCCGAGAAGGAGGCCACCCAGGCGCGGGCGAAGCTGGACAATCCGGCCTTCGTCGGCAAGGCGCCCGAGCCGGTGGTGGCGAAGATCCGTGAGCGACTGGCGGTGGCCGAGGCGGACCTGGTCCGGATCGACGCCGCCCTGGAGGCGCTGCCCTCATGA
- a CDS encoding bifunctional folylpolyglutamate synthase/dihydrofolate synthase: MSDRADHAAFAEVEAALNARGFTRMHFELEKIESLLDLLGSPQRAYPSIHLTGTNGKTSTARMIDSLLRAFGLHTGRYTSPHLETVRERISLDGEPVSEERFVATYREIAPLAELVDQRSAEPLTYFDMTTALAFATFADAPVDVAVVEVGLGGAEDATNVIQAGVAVITPIGLDHTEWLGDTIEDIALHKAGIIHAGATVIAAAQEEEAARPILERCAEVNATVAREGAEFGVLRRAVAVGGQVLTIQGLGGVYEEIFIPLHGAHQAQNAAVALAAVEAFLGAGARRQLDIEAVREGFAATSSPGRLERVRTAPTVLLDGAHNPHGMAATVAAVQEEFAFSKLVGVLAVLGDKDAASLLELLEPVLDSVVVAENSSPRAMPVDELAELAREVFGPDRVQVAREMPDAIEAAVAEAESDVPGELSGVGVLVTGSVVTVADARRLLKR, translated from the coding sequence ATGAGCGACCGTGCCGACCACGCCGCGTTCGCCGAGGTGGAGGCCGCGCTCAACGCGCGCGGCTTCACCCGGATGCACTTCGAGCTGGAGAAGATCGAGAGCCTGCTCGACCTGCTCGGCAGCCCGCAGCGGGCCTACCCGTCGATCCACCTGACCGGCACCAACGGCAAGACCTCGACGGCCCGGATGATCGACTCGCTGCTGCGGGCGTTCGGGTTGCACACCGGCCGCTACACCAGCCCGCACCTGGAGACCGTCCGGGAGCGGATCAGCCTGGACGGCGAGCCGGTGAGCGAGGAGCGGTTCGTGGCCACGTACCGCGAGATCGCGCCCCTGGCCGAGCTGGTCGACCAGCGGTCCGCCGAGCCGCTGACCTACTTCGACATGACCACCGCGCTGGCGTTCGCCACGTTCGCCGACGCCCCGGTCGACGTCGCGGTGGTGGAGGTCGGGCTCGGCGGCGCGGAGGACGCGACCAACGTGATCCAGGCCGGTGTCGCCGTGATCACCCCGATCGGGCTGGACCACACCGAGTGGCTCGGCGACACGATCGAGGACATCGCGCTGCACAAGGCGGGCATCATCCACGCCGGCGCCACGGTGATCGCGGCGGCGCAGGAGGAGGAGGCGGCCCGGCCGATCCTGGAACGCTGCGCCGAGGTCAACGCCACCGTCGCCCGCGAGGGCGCCGAGTTCGGGGTGCTGCGCCGGGCGGTCGCCGTCGGTGGCCAGGTGTTGACCATCCAGGGCCTGGGCGGGGTATACGAGGAGATCTTCATCCCGCTGCACGGGGCGCACCAGGCGCAGAACGCCGCCGTGGCGCTGGCCGCGGTGGAGGCGTTCCTCGGCGCCGGGGCGCGGCGGCAGTTGGACATCGAGGCGGTCCGCGAGGGCTTCGCCGCGACCAGCTCGCCGGGCCGCCTGGAGCGGGTCCGCACCGCGCCGACGGTGCTGCTCGACGGCGCCCACAACCCGCACGGGATGGCCGCGACGGTCGCCGCGGTGCAGGAGGAGTTCGCGTTCAGCAAGCTCGTCGGCGTGCTGGCGGTGCTCGGCGACAAGGACGCCGCGAGCCTGCTCGAACTGCTCGAACCGGTGCTCGACTCGGTCGTGGTGGCGGAGAACAGCTCGCCCCGGGCCATGCCGGTCGACGAGCTGGCCGAACTGGCCCGGGAGGTCTTCGGGCCGGACCGGGTCCAGGTGGCCCGGGAGATGCCCGACGCCATCGAGGCGGCCGTGGCGGAGGCCGAGTCCGACGTGCCGGGCGAACTGTCCGGGGTGGGCGTGCTGGTCACCGGATCGGTGGTGACCGTGGCCGACGCCCGCCGGCTGCTCAAGCGATGA